Proteins from a single region of Streptomyces sp. HUAS 15-9:
- a CDS encoding ATP-binding protein, with translation MQLEIRPDPAEVGRARRWARSRLAGSGIAADEPLAEILILLVSELVTNAVVHTGCPAVLRLSLPSVEVESATVRLEVADTSKRAPVPRCVDGNATGGRGLALVDGLADRWGWSPDGAGKRIWCELDRCSERGESTAAYGGGVAEFEGLAFEAV, from the coding sequence GTGCAGCTGGAGATCCGGCCCGACCCCGCGGAGGTGGGACGGGCCAGGAGGTGGGCCCGCTCGCGGCTCGCCGGGTCCGGGATAGCGGCGGACGAGCCGCTGGCGGAGATCCTGATCCTGCTCGTCTCCGAACTGGTCACCAACGCCGTGGTGCACACCGGCTGCCCGGCCGTGCTGCGGCTGTCGCTGCCCTCGGTGGAGGTCGAGTCGGCGACGGTGCGCCTGGAGGTGGCCGACACCAGCAAGCGCGCCCCTGTGCCGCGGTGTGTGGACGGGAACGCGACCGGGGGGCGCGGACTGGCGCTCGTCGACGGCCTCGCCGACCGCTGGGGCTGGAGCCCCGACGGCGCGGGCAAGCGCATCTGGTGCGAACTGGACCGCTGCTCCGAGCGCGGGGAGAGCACGGCGGCGTACGGGGGCGGGGTTGCCGAATTCGAGGGGCTGGCCTTCGAAGCCGTGTAG
- a CDS encoding acyl-CoA dehydrogenase family protein — protein MDLSYTPEEEDFRARLREWLAEVLPGLPPKPSPDDWPARRAYDLGWQRMLYDAGYAEVYWNASPTVRLIFLEETEQAGAPYVGANFVGLLHAGPTIASEGTPEQRARWLPPVLRGDEVWCQGFSEPDAGSDLAALRTRAWRDGDHYVVSGSKIWTSHAEVADWCELLVRTDPAAPKHRGITWLAMPMDAPGITVRPLRTLAGSAEFAEVFLDEVQVPVTNRVGAENDGWRVTMVTLSFERGTAFVGEVVACRRVLGELAREARKNGRWDDPVLRRRLGRLNAEFRALWRLTQWNVSEAEAGGGVPGIGGSVFKLRYSHARQELYDAAAAVLGAQSLDLDRLWVLDRLSSLSYTIAAGTSQIQRNIVAERILGLPKGR, from the coding sequence ATGGACCTGTCGTACACGCCCGAGGAGGAGGACTTCCGGGCGCGGCTGCGCGAGTGGCTGGCCGAGGTGCTGCCCGGCCTGCCGCCGAAGCCGTCCCCCGACGACTGGCCGGCCCGGCGCGCGTACGACCTCGGGTGGCAGCGGATGCTGTACGACGCCGGGTACGCGGAGGTCTATTGGAATGCGTCCCCCACCGTACGGCTGATCTTCCTGGAGGAGACGGAGCAGGCGGGCGCGCCCTACGTCGGGGCGAACTTCGTCGGGCTGCTGCACGCCGGGCCGACGATCGCCTCCGAGGGGACGCCCGAGCAGCGGGCCCGCTGGCTGCCGCCCGTGCTGCGCGGCGACGAGGTGTGGTGCCAGGGGTTCAGCGAGCCGGACGCCGGTTCCGATCTCGCCGCACTGCGCACGCGCGCGTGGCGGGACGGCGACCACTACGTGGTGAGCGGGTCCAAGATCTGGACCTCCCACGCGGAAGTCGCCGACTGGTGCGAACTGTTGGTACGCACCGATCCCGCGGCTCCCAAGCACCGGGGCATCACCTGGCTGGCCATGCCCATGGACGCGCCGGGCATCACCGTACGACCGCTGCGCACCCTCGCCGGGTCGGCGGAGTTCGCGGAGGTGTTCCTGGACGAGGTGCAGGTGCCGGTGACCAACCGGGTGGGCGCCGAGAACGACGGCTGGCGCGTGACCATGGTGACGCTGTCCTTCGAGCGCGGCACAGCCTTCGTCGGCGAGGTGGTCGCCTGCCGCCGGGTCCTGGGTGAACTGGCCCGTGAGGCCCGCAAGAACGGCCGCTGGGACGATCCGGTGCTCCGGCGCCGGCTGGGCAGGCTGAACGCCGAGTTCCGGGCGCTGTGGCGGCTGACGCAGTGGAACGTGAGCGAGGCGGAGGCCGGCGGCGGGGTGCCGGGCATCGGCGGCTCCGTCTTCAAGCTGAGGTACTCGCACGCCCGCCAGGAGCTGTACGACGCGGCGGCGGCCGTACTCGGCGCCCAGTCCCTCGACCTGGACCGGCTCTGGGTCCTCGACCGCCTCTCCTCCCTCTCGTACACCATCGCCGCGGGCACCTCGCAGATCCAGCGGAACATCGTGGCCGAACGCATCCTCGGACTGCCGAAGGGGCGGTGA
- a CDS encoding cyclase family protein yields the protein MSLPDEFHDIAKRVNNWGRWGAGDEIGTLNLITDEVVHGAAAAVRTGRRVPLALALREDGVQTGMIPGRVNPLHAMVQINQEIFGPGTVACSDDVVTMGLQAATHWDALTHVSHSGKLYNGRPAHTVTAHGGAEFSGIDKARHIVSRGVLLDVARARGVDRLDGGHAVTPEDLEAAEEFAGTRVRAGDIVLVRTGQVQVYLAGDKHGYGYPSPGLSVRTPEWFHARDVAAVANDTLTFEIFPPEMENLWLPVHALDLVEMGMLQGQNWNLEELSTACGEEGRYAFLLSAMPEPFVGATGTPVAPVAVL from the coding sequence ATGTCACTGCCGGACGAGTTCCACGACATCGCCAAGCGTGTGAACAACTGGGGGCGTTGGGGAGCGGGCGACGAGATCGGCACCCTGAACCTGATCACCGACGAGGTGGTCCACGGGGCGGCGGCGGCGGTCCGTACCGGCCGCCGTGTGCCGCTCGCGCTGGCGCTGCGCGAGGACGGTGTGCAGACCGGGATGATCCCGGGGCGGGTCAATCCGCTGCACGCGATGGTGCAGATCAACCAGGAGATCTTCGGGCCGGGCACGGTGGCGTGCAGCGACGACGTGGTGACGATGGGCCTTCAGGCGGCGACCCACTGGGACGCGCTGACCCATGTCTCGCACTCCGGGAAGCTCTACAACGGCCGCCCCGCGCACACCGTCACCGCGCACGGCGGCGCCGAGTTCAGCGGGATCGACAAGGCGCGGCACATCGTCTCGCGCGGGGTGCTGCTCGACGTGGCACGCGCGCGTGGCGTGGACCGGCTCGACGGCGGGCACGCGGTCACCCCGGAGGATCTGGAGGCGGCCGAGGAGTTCGCGGGTACACGGGTGCGGGCCGGCGACATCGTGCTGGTGCGGACCGGACAGGTCCAGGTGTATCTCGCCGGGGACAAGCACGGGTACGGCTATCCGTCGCCGGGGCTTTCGGTGCGCACCCCGGAGTGGTTCCACGCGCGCGATGTCGCGGCCGTCGCGAACGACACGCTCACCTTTGAGATATTTCCGCCCGAGATGGAGAATCTGTGGCTGCCCGTGCACGCCCTGGATCTGGTGGAGATGGGGATGCTCCAGGGCCAGAACTGGAATCTCGAAGAGTTGTCCACAGCCTGTGGAGAAGAAGGGCGGTACGCGTTCCTGCTGTCGGCGATGCCCGAGCCGTTCGTAGGGGCGACGGGAACTCCGGTGGCACCGGTGGCCGTTCTCTGA
- a CDS encoding MFS transporter: MTQTTEAIAAAQEPKSRRSPRIHRAWFVAAVTFVTITGAAAFRSLPGLLIDPLHQEFGWSRGTIGAAVSVNLALYGLTAPFAAALMDRFGIRRVVAVALTVIAVGSGLTVWMTAAWQLMLCWGLLVGLGSGSMALAFAATVTNRWFTTRRGLVSGILTAASASGQLIFLPLLSWMVETYDWRPAAVTVSLTALAVVPFVWLLLRDHPADVGQKPYGAEEFVPKPEPVTGAARRTVTVLLSAVRTGPFWLLAGTFAICGASTNGLIQTHFVPAAHDHGMPVTAAASLLAVIGVFDVAGTIASGWFTDRFEPRRLLAVYYALRGISLLFLPMLLAPSVHPPMIFFIVFYGLDWVATVPPTLALCREQYGEDSAIVFGWVLASHQVGAALVAFLGGVARDVFGSYDMVWYASGALCAAAALMALVIRRRAAVPVAVAA, from the coding sequence GTGACCCAGACAACCGAGGCCATCGCAGCCGCACAGGAACCGAAGTCCCGCCGATCGCCCCGCATCCACCGGGCGTGGTTCGTCGCCGCCGTCACCTTCGTCACGATCACCGGCGCGGCCGCCTTCCGCTCCCTGCCCGGCCTGCTCATCGACCCGCTGCACCAGGAGTTTGGCTGGTCGCGCGGCACGATCGGCGCCGCGGTCTCCGTCAACCTCGCGCTGTACGGGCTCACCGCGCCCTTCGCCGCCGCGCTGATGGACCGCTTCGGCATCCGCCGGGTGGTCGCCGTCGCGCTGACCGTGATCGCGGTCGGCTCGGGCCTGACGGTGTGGATGACGGCGGCCTGGCAGCTGATGCTGTGCTGGGGTCTGCTGGTCGGCCTGGGCTCCGGCTCGATGGCGCTCGCGTTCGCCGCGACGGTCACCAACCGCTGGTTCACCACGCGCCGCGGCCTGGTGAGCGGCATCCTCACCGCGGCCTCGGCCTCCGGTCAGCTGATCTTCCTGCCGCTGCTGTCCTGGATGGTCGAGACGTACGACTGGCGCCCGGCCGCCGTCACGGTCTCCCTGACCGCTCTCGCGGTCGTCCCGTTCGTCTGGCTGCTGCTGCGGGACCACCCGGCGGACGTGGGCCAGAAGCCGTACGGCGCCGAGGAGTTCGTACCGAAGCCGGAGCCCGTCACCGGCGCCGCCCGCCGCACCGTCACGGTCCTTCTCTCCGCGGTCCGCACCGGCCCCTTCTGGCTGCTGGCGGGCACCTTCGCGATCTGCGGGGCCTCCACCAACGGCCTGATCCAGACGCACTTCGTGCCCGCGGCCCACGACCACGGCATGCCGGTCACGGCGGCGGCCTCGCTGCTCGCGGTCATCGGGGTGTTCGACGTGGCCGGCACGATCGCCTCCGGCTGGTTCACCGACCGCTTCGAACCGCGCCGCCTGCTCGCCGTGTACTACGCGCTGCGCGGGATCTCGCTTCTGTTCCTGCCCATGCTCCTCGCCCCGTCGGTGCACCCGCCGATGATCTTCTTCATCGTCTTCTACGGCCTCGACTGGGTCGCCACCGTCCCGCCCACCCTGGCCCTGTGCCGGGAGCAGTACGGCGAGGACAGCGCGATCGTCTTCGGCTGGGTGCTCGCCTCCCACCAGGTCGGCGCGGCCCTCGTCGCCTTCCTGGGCGGTGTGGCACGGGACGTCTTCGGGTCGTACGACATGGTCTGGTACGCCTCCGGAGCGCTGTGCGCGGCGGCGGCCCTGATGGCGCTGGTGATCCGGCGGCGGGCGGCGGTCCCCGTGGCGGTCGCGGCTTAG
- a CDS encoding Zn-dependent alcohol dehydrogenase, which translates to MRGVMFDGRQVQVVDDLKVRDPGPGEVLVSISAAGLCHSDLSVVDGTIPFPVPVVLGHEGAGVVEAVGEGVRHVSPGDHVALSTLANCGACADCDRGRPTMCRKAIGRPGKPFSRGGQPVHQFASNSAFAERTVVKAVQAVRIPEDIPMPSAALMGCGVLTGVGAVLNRARVGLGDTVLVIGTGGIGLNVIQGARIAGARRIVAVDANPAKEPVARQFGATDFLTSAEGVRDILPTGADHAFECVGRTELIRQAVDLLDRHGQAILLGVPPASAEASFLVSSMYLDKSILGCRYGSSRPQRDIALYAELYRQGRLLLDELVTETYPVEDFEKARADAEAGRVARGVLTF; encoded by the coding sequence ATGCGCGGTGTGATGTTCGACGGCAGGCAGGTCCAGGTCGTCGACGACCTGAAGGTGCGGGATCCCGGGCCTGGTGAGGTGCTGGTCTCCATCTCGGCGGCGGGGCTGTGCCACAGCGACCTGTCCGTGGTGGACGGGACCATACCCTTCCCCGTTCCCGTGGTGCTGGGGCACGAGGGGGCCGGGGTGGTGGAGGCGGTCGGTGAGGGTGTCCGTCATGTGTCGCCGGGGGACCATGTGGCGCTTTCCACCCTCGCGAACTGCGGTGCGTGCGCGGACTGCGACCGGGGGCGCCCGACCATGTGCCGGAAGGCGATCGGCCGCCCGGGCAAGCCGTTCAGCAGGGGCGGGCAGCCGGTCCATCAGTTCGCCTCCAACTCCGCGTTCGCGGAACGTACGGTCGTCAAGGCCGTGCAGGCGGTGCGGATTCCCGAGGACATCCCGATGCCGTCCGCCGCGCTGATGGGCTGCGGTGTGCTGACCGGTGTGGGAGCCGTGCTCAACCGGGCCCGGGTGGGCCTCGGAGACACCGTCCTGGTCATCGGGACCGGCGGGATCGGCCTGAACGTCATCCAGGGCGCGCGGATCGCGGGCGCGCGGCGGATCGTGGCGGTGGACGCCAACCCCGCGAAGGAACCGGTGGCCCGGCAGTTCGGTGCCACGGACTTCCTGACCTCGGCGGAGGGCGTGCGGGACATCCTGCCCACCGGCGCCGACCACGCCTTCGAGTGCGTGGGCCGGACCGAGCTGATCCGCCAGGCCGTCGACCTCCTCGACCGGCACGGCCAGGCGATCCTGCTGGGGGTCCCGCCGGCCTCGGCGGAGGCGTCCTTCCTGGTCTCCTCCATGTACCTGGACAAGTCCATCCTGGGCTGCCGTTACGGCTCCTCCCGCCCCCAGCGCGACATCGCCCTGTATGCCGAGCTGTACCGGCAGGGGCGGCTGCTGCTGGACGAACTGGTGACGGAGACGTACCCGGTCGAGGACTTCGAGAAGGCACGGGCGGACGCGGAGGCGGGGAGGGTGGCCAGGGGAGTGCTCACCTTCTGA
- a CDS encoding EF-hand domain-containing protein gives MVSSEYERRIAARFATFDQDGNGWIDREDFSGAAKALLAEFRTAARSVKGQALYAGAEAFWQGMAGIADRDGDQRITREEFVNGAVKRLHDSPDRFAEIARPFLHAALDLAAAPDGTASVEDTARVLRTLGVQDDIARSAAGTLDTDGDGRVVEAEIVPAVARYFTVSE, from the coding sequence ATGGTCAGCAGCGAGTACGAGCGAAGGATCGCCGCCCGGTTCGCCACCTTCGACCAGGACGGCAACGGCTGGATCGACCGCGAGGACTTCAGCGGAGCGGCCAAGGCGCTGCTCGCCGAGTTCCGGACCGCGGCCAGATCCGTCAAGGGGCAGGCCCTGTACGCGGGCGCGGAGGCGTTCTGGCAGGGCATGGCGGGCATCGCGGACCGCGACGGCGACCAGCGCATCACCCGCGAGGAGTTCGTGAACGGCGCGGTCAAGCGGCTGCATGACAGCCCCGACCGGTTCGCCGAGATCGCCCGCCCCTTCCTGCACGCGGCCCTGGACCTCGCGGCCGCCCCGGACGGCACGGCCAGCGTGGAGGACACCGCGCGTGTGCTCAGGACCCTCGGGGTGCAGGACGACATCGCACGGTCGGCCGCCGGCACACTCGACACCGACGGCGACGGCAGGGTGGTCGAGGCGGAGATCGTGCCCGCAGTCGCCCGCTACTTCACCGTGTCCGAATAG
- a CDS encoding STAS domain-containing protein: MAFKVTGIERGDWAVLRVSGELDLVTSPVLRQRVHGVVAEGHHALVLDLSEVFFCDSSGVGVLIAARRLIRSCRGRLRLILPALGTADGSHVNRVFAALGVRRLFDVHPDLESATTEDTEPLSA; encoded by the coding sequence GTGGCATTCAAGGTGACCGGCATCGAGCGGGGCGACTGGGCCGTGCTCCGGGTGTCGGGCGAACTGGACCTGGTGACATCGCCGGTGCTGCGGCAGCGGGTGCACGGCGTGGTGGCCGAGGGCCATCACGCCCTGGTCCTCGACCTCTCGGAGGTCTTCTTCTGCGACTCCAGCGGCGTCGGCGTACTGATCGCCGCCCGCCGCCTGATCCGCTCCTGCCGAGGCAGACTACGACTGATCCTCCCGGCCCTGGGCACGGCGGACGGCTCCCACGTCAACCGGGTCTTCGCCGCACTGGGCGTCCGCCGCCTGTTCGACGTCCACCCGGACCTGGAATCGGCGACGACGGAAGACACGGAACCCCTGTCGGCCTGA
- a CDS encoding AMP-binding protein codes for MNVTAHELSTSRTLWDLVVRRAELTPDRPVFLQDDRALTFGELRGRAERVAAGLYGMGVRPGTVVAWQLPTRIETALLSFALARLGAVQSPVIPFYRDREVGFALRESRAEFFAVPGTWRGFDHTEMARRLGAKGVFEAYDDLPDGDPGVLPAPPAEGTSVRWIYWTSGTTSDPKGVLHTDRSLIAGGSCLAHALHLSAADVGSMAFPYAHIAGPDYTVMLLLYGFPAVMFEQFALDRALEGYRRHGVTVAGGSTAFYSMFLAEQRKQPGEKVIPTLRLLAGGGAPKPPEVYHAVVREMGVQLTHGYGMTEVPMITMGSPDDTTENLATTEGRPPEGMEIRIVDGEVRLRGEAVCQGYLDPVQTAEAFDEEGFLRTGDLGQLTGSGHLVLTGRSKDVIIRKGENISAKEIEDLLHRHPAVGDVAVIGLPDAERGERVCAVIEAAAQSPQAVAGLTLEAVTSYLRAQGLSVHKLPEQLEVVDALPRNETLRKVLKYKLRERYSDTVK; via the coding sequence ATGAACGTCACCGCACACGAACTGAGCACGTCCCGCACGCTCTGGGACCTGGTCGTCCGCCGCGCCGAACTCACCCCCGACCGGCCGGTGTTCCTCCAGGACGACCGGGCGCTGACCTTCGGGGAGCTGCGCGGGCGCGCCGAGCGGGTGGCCGCGGGCCTGTACGGCATGGGGGTGCGGCCCGGCACGGTCGTCGCCTGGCAGCTGCCCACCCGGATCGAGACGGCCCTGCTGTCGTTCGCGCTGGCCCGGCTCGGCGCCGTGCAGTCCCCGGTCATCCCGTTCTACCGGGACCGGGAGGTCGGCTTCGCCCTGCGGGAGTCCAGGGCGGAGTTCTTCGCCGTACCGGGCACCTGGCGGGGCTTCGACCACACGGAGATGGCGCGGCGGCTGGGCGCGAAGGGTGTCTTCGAGGCGTACGACGACCTGCCCGACGGCGATCCCGGGGTGCTCCCCGCCCCGCCCGCCGAGGGCACCTCGGTCCGCTGGATCTACTGGACCTCGGGGACCACCTCCGACCCCAAGGGCGTCCTGCACACCGACCGCTCACTGATCGCGGGCGGCTCCTGCCTCGCCCACGCGCTGCATCTGTCGGCGGCGGACGTGGGCTCGATGGCGTTCCCGTACGCGCACATCGCCGGGCCCGACTACACGGTGATGCTCCTGCTCTACGGCTTCCCCGCGGTGATGTTCGAGCAGTTCGCGCTGGACCGGGCGCTGGAGGGGTACCGCAGGCACGGGGTGACGGTGGCGGGCGGGTCGACGGCGTTCTACTCGATGTTCCTCGCCGAGCAGCGCAAGCAGCCGGGCGAGAAGGTGATCCCGACGCTGCGGCTGCTCGCGGGCGGCGGGGCGCCGAAGCCGCCGGAGGTGTATCACGCGGTGGTCCGCGAGATGGGGGTGCAGCTCACGCACGGGTACGGCATGACGGAGGTCCCGATGATCACCATGGGGTCGCCGGACGACACGACCGAGAACCTCGCGACGACGGAGGGGCGGCCGCCGGAGGGGATGGAGATCCGGATCGTCGACGGGGAGGTGCGGCTGCGCGGGGAGGCGGTCTGCCAGGGGTATCTGGACCCGGTGCAGACGGCGGAGGCCTTCGACGAGGAGGGCTTTCTGCGCACCGGCGATCTCGGGCAGCTGACCGGCAGCGGTCATCTGGTGCTGACGGGCCGGTCCAAGGACGTGATCATCCGCAAGGGCGAGAACATCTCCGCGAAGGAGATCGAGGACCTGCTGCACCGGCACCCGGCCGTCGGGGACGTGGCGGTGATCGGCCTGCCGGACGCCGAGCGCGGGGAGCGGGTGTGCGCGGTGATAGAGGCGGCGGCGCAGTCCCCTCAGGCCGTCGCCGGACTGACCCTGGAAGCGGTGACCTCGTACCTGCGCGCGCAAGGGCTGTCGGTGCACAAGCTGCCGGAGCAGTTGGAGGTGGTGGACGCCCTTCCGCGCAACGAGACCCTGCGCAAGGTACTCAAGTACAAGCTGCGGGAGCGCTATTCGGACACGGTGAAGTAG
- a CDS encoding acyl-CoA dehydrogenase family protein translates to MRFQLTEDQRALRDGVRQLLARRFDADALRAAVAEPGLDRALWRGLGEAGFFALRLPESDGGVGLGLPEAVLAFEEAGRALLPGPLVATHLAAGTVAGAATGETVVTAVDSGPVEWLTEADVVLGDASGAVPLRSVDPLTPLHRVPDALPATAGPVAVLLTAAEQLGTATRACELAVRHARTREQFGQPIGAFQAVKHLCAEMLVRAETARAAVYAAAVTADPVDIAAARLLADEAAERGARDCLQVHGGMGFTWESEVHLHLKRAWVRAQRGGEITESEELLAADLVG, encoded by the coding sequence ATGCGCTTCCAACTCACCGAGGACCAGCGCGCGTTGCGCGACGGTGTACGGCAGCTGCTGGCCCGGCGCTTCGACGCGGACGCGCTGCGGGCCGCAGTCGCCGAACCGGGTCTGGACCGTGCGCTGTGGCGCGGGCTGGGCGAGGCGGGCTTCTTCGCGCTGCGGCTGCCGGAGTCTGACGGCGGGGTCGGACTCGGCCTGCCCGAGGCCGTGTTGGCCTTCGAGGAGGCCGGGCGGGCGTTGCTGCCGGGACCGCTGGTGGCCACGCACCTCGCGGCCGGGACCGTGGCCGGCGCGGCGACCGGGGAGACGGTCGTGACCGCCGTCGACAGTGGCCCGGTGGAGTGGCTGACGGAGGCCGACGTGGTGCTCGGGGACGCCTCCGGGGCCGTACCGCTGCGGTCGGTGGATCCGCTGACCCCGCTGCACCGGGTGCCGGACGCCCTCCCGGCCACCGCCGGCCCCGTCGCCGTGCTCCTCACCGCCGCCGAACAGCTCGGTACGGCCACGCGCGCGTGCGAGCTCGCCGTGCGCCACGCCCGGACGCGCGAGCAGTTCGGGCAGCCGATCGGAGCCTTCCAGGCGGTCAAACACCTGTGCGCGGAGATGCTGGTACGCGCCGAGACGGCCCGCGCGGCCGTCTACGCGGCCGCCGTCACCGCCGACCCCGTGGACATCGCGGCGGCCCGGCTGCTCGCCGACGAGGCCGCCGAACGCGGCGCCCGCGACTGCCTCCAGGTGCACGGCGGCATGGGCTTCACCTGGGAGTCCGAGGTGCATCTGCATCTGAAGCGGGCCTGGGTACGGGCGCAGCGTGGCGGAGAAATCACGGAGAGTGAGGAGTTGCTCGCCGCGGATCTGGTGGGCTGA
- a CDS encoding acyl-CoA dehydrogenase family protein — MDFGFTAADEAFRIEARAWLAEHAEPVQDRRSWERTLGAAGWIGLGWPEGGYGNRTVGLTQQVVWSEEYARSAAPPRSGHIGENLLAPTLIAHGTDAQKSRFLPPIAAGAELWCQGYSEPGAGSDLAGVRTSAVREPREPYYRISGQKIWTSLAHEADWCFVLARTDPDSRRHHGLSFLLVPMDQPGRIEVRPIRQMTGTSDFNEVFFDGARAHVEHVVGGEGEGWQVAMSLLGFERGVSTLAQQIGFAQELERVLRTAVETGAAADPVVRDRLVRQWAELRAMRWNALRTLGGSGDPGTPSVAKLLWAGWHQRLGELAVRVRGAAAGVGPVDWSPSAPYELDAAQHLFLFSRADTIYGGSDQVQRTIIAERVLGLPREPKGVV, encoded by the coding sequence ATGGACTTCGGGTTTACGGCAGCCGACGAGGCGTTCCGCATCGAGGCGCGTGCCTGGCTCGCTGAACACGCCGAACCAGTCCAGGACCGCCGCTCCTGGGAACGTACCCTCGGCGCGGCCGGATGGATTGGGCTCGGGTGGCCTGAGGGCGGTTACGGCAACCGGACCGTCGGCCTCACCCAGCAGGTCGTCTGGTCCGAGGAGTATGCGCGGTCGGCTGCCCCGCCGCGGTCCGGGCACATCGGGGAGAATCTGCTCGCGCCCACGCTCATCGCCCATGGCACCGACGCCCAGAAGTCCCGGTTCCTGCCGCCGATCGCCGCCGGTGCGGAACTGTGGTGCCAGGGCTACAGCGAACCCGGCGCCGGTTCGGACCTGGCCGGGGTGCGTACCTCCGCCGTACGCGAACCGCGGGAGCCGTACTACCGGATCAGCGGTCAGAAGATCTGGACCTCGCTCGCCCATGAGGCCGACTGGTGCTTCGTACTCGCGCGCACCGACCCGGACTCGCGCCGGCACCACGGGCTGAGCTTCCTGCTGGTGCCGATGGACCAGCCGGGCCGTATCGAGGTGCGGCCCATCCGCCAGATGACCGGCACCAGCGACTTCAACGAGGTCTTCTTCGACGGTGCGCGCGCGCACGTGGAGCACGTCGTGGGCGGAGAGGGTGAGGGCTGGCAGGTCGCGATGAGCCTGCTCGGCTTCGAGCGGGGCGTGTCCACCCTCGCCCAGCAGATCGGGTTCGCCCAGGAACTGGAGCGTGTCCTGCGCACGGCCGTCGAGACCGGCGCCGCGGCCGATCCGGTCGTCCGCGACCGGCTCGTGCGCCAGTGGGCCGAGCTGCGCGCCATGCGCTGGAACGCCCTGCGCACCCTGGGCGGTTCGGGCGACCCCGGCACGCCCAGCGTGGCCAAGCTGCTGTGGGCGGGCTGGCACCAGCGGCTCGGGGAGCTGGCGGTGCGGGTGCGCGGCGCGGCGGCGGGCGTGGGGCCCGTGGACTGGTCGCCCTCGGCGCCGTACGAACTCGACGCGGCGCAGCACCTGTTCCTGTTCTCCCGGGCCGACACCATCTACGGCGGCTCGGACCAGGTACAGCGCACGATCATCGCCGAGCGCGTGCTCGGTCTGCCGAGAGAACCCAAGGGGGTCGTGTGA
- a CDS encoding SDR family oxidoreductase: MGNFLAGKVVAVTGAGRGIGRAVALAAAAEGARVVVNDYGVSTDGTAPTSEVAEAVVKEIEAAGGSAVAVADDISTMAGGQRVVDVALSSYGRLDGAVCVAGILRERMLFNMTEEEWDPVVATHLKGTFTVFRAASAVMRKQKSGTLIGFTSGNHQGSVSQANYSAAKGGIISLVRSAALGLNKYGVSANAVAPVARTRMSAGVPMELKEIGEPEDVAALVVYLLSERAREAGVTGQVYTVAGPKIAVWAQPRELRSAYCEGAWTPERIADFLPGSVGVDPMPMLSQLEAMERAAQSGSRPNAQ; the protein is encoded by the coding sequence GTGGGGAACTTCTTGGCAGGCAAGGTCGTCGCCGTGACGGGCGCCGGACGGGGCATCGGCCGGGCGGTCGCCCTCGCGGCCGCGGCCGAGGGCGCCCGGGTCGTCGTCAACGACTACGGCGTGTCCACCGACGGCACCGCACCGACCAGCGAGGTCGCCGAGGCGGTGGTCAAGGAGATAGAGGCGGCGGGCGGCAGCGCGGTCGCGGTGGCCGACGACATCTCCACGATGGCGGGCGGGCAGCGGGTCGTCGACGTCGCCCTGTCGTCGTACGGCCGCCTCGACGGAGCCGTCTGCGTGGCCGGGATCCTGCGCGAGCGGATGCTGTTCAACATGACTGAGGAGGAGTGGGACCCCGTCGTCGCCACCCACCTCAAGGGCACCTTCACGGTGTTCCGCGCGGCCTCCGCGGTCATGCGCAAGCAGAAGTCCGGCACCCTCATCGGCTTCACCAGCGGCAACCACCAGGGCTCGGTGTCGCAGGCCAACTACAGCGCGGCGAAGGGCGGGATCATCTCGCTGGTGCGGAGCGCTGCGCTGGGCCTGAACAAGTACGGGGTGAGCGCGAATGCGGTGGCCCCTGTGGCTCGTACGCGGATGTCGGCGGGGGTTCCGATGGAGCTGAAGGAGATCGGGGAGCCGGAGGATGTGGCCGCGCTGGTGGTCTATCTGCTCTCGGAGCGGGCCCGCGAGGCGGGGGTGACGGGGCAGGTGTACACCGTTGCGGGGCCCAAGATCGCGGTGTGGGCGCAGCCGAGGGAACTGCGTTCGGCCTATTGCGAGGGGGCGTGGACGCCGGAGCGGATTGCCGACTTTCTGCCTGGGTCGGTGGGGGTGGATCCCATGCCGATGCTGTCCCAGCTGGAGGCGATGGAGAGGGCAGCGCAGTCAGGCTCTCGGCCCAACGCCCAATAG